From one Candoia aspera isolate rCanAsp1 chromosome 17, rCanAsp1.hap2, whole genome shotgun sequence genomic stretch:
- the LOC134506722 gene encoding dual specificity protein phosphatase 10-like, whose amino-acid sequence MPPSPLEERIGVLQRPKTLALRLSHSFVTHSGGGEKPPSPSAACRATSQGPCEAAHRRSSVLLPGHPQVLDLKLRTSGGPPGRGPERGFASPPDLKWGEKKGVLPPQLKALLPQAKLKKRDFKENSRPAGEASPSSSLPPSPAGTMRPLKCGCWGCWRLMRCEEAGAKSGLRSLGSFSGRSSLRSLDCPSCSPQSVKKPGCFSCAPVALRSLACLTCNPSVKSASSSCSFCSSDPIVAYDSRAGPSPAPSCYGREDDREEEEEDDYTVRTIWPDELARKMSKARMQPPPWGQQQTSPLILDCRNLVEFTKTQLQGAMRLGAPDALGRRRFQQGKLAVLDFLSARGACDGRDSSLQRLWSKEGTGCGGVPESPPASPPTPQPTQNLHLVLDLVHKDEQEGPGKRGGPVGSEISDDSGSPLTPDLENAELSPILPFLFLGNERDAQNLEKMLHLNVGHVLNVTTHLPLYHADSGRLRYKRLPATDNNRQDLRQYFEEAFEFIEEAQQSGKGVLIHCQAGVSRSATIVIAYLMKHTLMTMGDAYKYVKGRRPVISPNLNFMGQLLQFEADLNGGVTPRILTPKLAGVETEV is encoded by the exons ATGCCACCCTCGCCACTGGAAGAGCGGATTGGCGTGCTGCAGAGGCCCAAGACTTTGGCTCTGCGTCTCAGCCACAGCTTCGTCACCCACAGCGGTGGCGGGGAGAAGCCGCCATCCCCGTCCGCGGCCTGCCGAGCCACCAGCCAGGGCCCCTGCGAAGCGGCGCATCGTCGGAGCAGCGTCCTCCTCCCCGGCCACCCCCAGGTCCTCGACCTCAAGCTGCGGACAAGTGGCGGGCCGCCGGGCCGAGGGCCGGAGCGCGGCTTTGCCTCGCCGCCAGACCTTAAGTGGGGTGAGAAGAAGGGGGTGCTGCCACCCCAGCTGAAGGCACTTCTGCCCCAGGCCAAGCTCAAGAAGCGGGATTTCAAGGAGAACTCCAGGCCTGCAGGGGAGGCTTCCCCCAGCTCCTCCTTGCCCCCCAGCCCGGCTGGCACCATGCGCCCCTTGAAGTGCGGCTGCTGGGGCTGCTGGCGGCTGATGCGCTGTGAGGAGGCCGGGGCCAAGTCTGGCCTGCGCTCCCTGGGCAGCTTCTCTGGCCGGTCCAGTCTGCGCTCCCTGGACTGCCCCAGCTGCAGCCCGCAGTCCGTGAAGAAGCCGGGCTGCTTCTCCTGCGCCCCGGTGGCCCTGCGCTCCCTGGCTTGCCTGACCTGCAACCCCTCGGTCAAGTCGGCCAGCTCGTCCTGCAGCTTCTGCAGCAGCGACCCCATTGTGGCCTACGACTCCCGGGCGGGCCCCTCGCCCGCTCCCAGCTGCTACGGCAGGGAAGACGaccgggaggaggaggaagaggacgacTACACGGTCCGCACCATCTGGCCCGACGAGCTGGCCAGGAAGATGAGCAAGGCCCGTATGCAGCCCCCGCCGTGGGGCCAGCAGCAGACGTCCCCCTTGATCCTGGACTGCCGCAACCTGGTAGAATTCACCAAGACTCAGCTGCAGGGCGCCATGCGCTTGGGGGCACCCGACGCACTGGGACGGCGACGGTTCCAGCAAGGGAAACTGGCCGTGCTGGATTTCCTCTCTGCCCGGGGTGCCTGTGACGGCCGGGACTCCTCGCTGCAGCGCCTCTGGTCCAAGGAGGGGACCGGCTGCGGGGGCGTCCCGGAATCTCCGCCGGCCAGCCCCCCCACGCCCCAGCCTACGCAGAACCTGCACCTTGTCCTGGATCTGGTCCACAAAGATGAGCAAGAAGGGCCTGGTAAGAGAG GTGGGCCAGTCGGGTCGGAGATCTCAGACGACTCGGGCTCCCCGCTCACCCCCGACTTGGAGAATGCCGAGCTGAGCCCCATCCTCCCGTTCCTCTTCCTGGGCAACGAGAGGGATGCCCAGAATCTGGAAAAGATGCTTCACCTCAATGTGGGCCACGTCCTGAACGTCACCACCCACCTGCCCCTCTACCACGCTGACAGCGGGCGACTCCGTTACAAGCGCCTGCCGGCCACCGACAACAACCGCCAGGACCTGCGGCAATACTTTGAGGAGGCTTTTGAGTTCATCG AGGAGGCTCAGCAGAGCGGCAAGGGGGTCCTGATCCACTGCCAGGCCGGCGTCTCCCGCTCAGCCACCATCGTGATCGCCTACCTGATGAAGCACACCCTGATGACCATGGGCGACGCCTACAAGTACGTCAAGGGCCGCCGGCCGGTCATTTCGCCCAACCTCAACTTCATGGGGCAGCTCCTGCAGTTCGAAGCGGACCTCAATGGTGGCGTCACGCCCCGCATCCTCACCCCCAAGCTGGCCGGTGTGGAGACCGAGGTGTGA
- the SPINDOC gene encoding spindlin interactor and repressor of chromatin-binding protein isoform X1 gives MWLGAAMLYDARRGPQPQKRRRGPAAARPVSTEWFLVLSPSAYPVQGGLCSSWDLGCPLCTSKPLMALKAETPLADYTEVSSAISRFKEKGKSAADSRLLICPSVKQDGARVNPVDKEEHPVSESAAPAGQEEPGLSWKQEYLIAESSDHGRLVCMVCGGVLTASGPTAARQHILQQHAHSLDFSLEEKRNILEAWSEGAVLPEVESPTSSAGGPSENKRPAEIEVLLDSEEQPVSRKRGPVKVRCEGMHLEPERRTQVRQRLPAKDLRSQEPVEAAGKEWLSECGLPGSAPAEIRIFTDGSFPAGFTLKLYCRSQPEPSRGSGAKPSTRKRTVDRDCSVPLLRLHSRDAAGHLRPGQDALTPPCPLGSSTGSSPKDCGAAQGAGKQGTPVGKEASPLLGKSFNPTWRARFLVDFDAATGHLVCMVCEYPLRRICLATVKQHILQCHAETLQMPREVRRTIREVWESRGQPATQVPRK, from the exons ATGTGGCTGGGAGCCGCCATGCTCTATGATGCGCGGCGGGGGCCGCAGCCGCAGAAGCGTCGAAGAGGCCCAGCAGCTGCGCGGCCAG TCAGCACTGAGTGGTTTCTGGTGCTAAGTCCTTCTGCTTATCCAGTCCAAGGAGGCCTCTGCAGCAG TTGGGATTTGGGGTGTCCACTCTGTACCTCCAAACCTCTCATGGCGCTGAAGGCAGAGACCCCCCTGGCAGACTACACCGAGGTCTCTTCGGCCATCTCACGCTTCAAGGAGAAGGGGAAATCTGCTGCTGATTCTCGGCTCCTCATCTGTCCCTCAGTGAAGCAGGATGGGGCACGTGTAAACCCTGTGGATAAAG AGGAACATCCAGTTTCAGAGTCTGCTGCCCCAGCTGGCCAGGAAGAGCCTGGACTCTCCTGGAAGCAGGAATACTTGATAGCCGAGAGTTCAGATCACGGGCGGCTGGTATGCATGGTATGCGGCGGTGTCTTGACTGCCTCTGGCCCCACGGCAGCCCGTCAGCACATTTTGCAGCAACATGCCCATTCGCTGGACTTCAGCCTGGAAGAGAAGCGTAACATCCTGGAGGCCTGGAGTGAAGGGGCTGTACTTCCCGAAGTAGAATCACCGACTTCCTCGGCAG GCGGTCCCAGCGAGAACAAGCGGCCTGCCGAGATCGAAGTCCTCCTTGATTCGGAGGAGCAGCCGGTGAGCCGGAAGCGCGGGCCCGTCAAAGTGCGCTGCG AAGGCATGCACTTAGAACCTGAACGGCGAACTCAAGTTCGACAGAGGCTGCCTGCCAAAGATTTGAGGAGTCAAGAGCCCGTGGAGGCTGCAG GAAAGGAGTGGCTCTCAGAATGTGGACTTCCCGGTTCAGCGCCTGCTGAAATCCGGATTTTCACTGACGGCTCCTTCCCAGCTGGATTCACCTTGAAGCTGTACTGCCGTTCTCAGCCCG AACCGTCCCGGGGCTCTGGAGCTAAGCCCAGTACAAGGAAGCGAACAGTGG ATCGTGACTGCTCCGTGCCTCTGCTGCGGCTTCACTCCAGGGACGCTGCCGGTCACCTCCGCCCAGGCCAGGACGCCCTCACCCCCCCTTGCCCGCTGGGCAGCTCCACTGGCAGCAGCCCCAAAGACTGTGGGGCAGCTCAGGGGGCGGGCAAGCAGGGGACCCCTGTGGGCAAGGAGGCCTCCCCTCTCCTAGGCAAGAGCTTCAACCCCACCTGGCGCGCTCGCTTCCTGGTGGACTTCGATGCCGCCACCGGCCACCTGGTGTGCATGGTATGCGAGTACCCGCTGAGACGCATCTGCCTGGCCACCGTCAAGCAGCACATTCTCCAGTGCCACGCCGAGACCCTCCAGATGCCTCGCGAAGTCCGCCGCACCATCCGCGAAGTCTGGGAGAGCAGGGGCCAGCCAGCCACCCAAGTCCCGAGGAAGTGA
- the SPINDOC gene encoding spindlin interactor and repressor of chromatin-binding protein isoform X2 yields MALKAETPLADYTEVSSAISRFKEKGKSAADSRLLICPSVKQDGARVNPVDKEEHPVSESAAPAGQEEPGLSWKQEYLIAESSDHGRLVCMVCGGVLTASGPTAARQHILQQHAHSLDFSLEEKRNILEAWSEGAVLPEVESPTSSAGGPSENKRPAEIEVLLDSEEQPVSRKRGPVKVRCEGMHLEPERRTQVRQRLPAKDLRSQEPVEAAGKEWLSECGLPGSAPAEIRIFTDGSFPAGFTLKLYCRSQPEPSRGSGAKPSTRKRTVDRDCSVPLLRLHSRDAAGHLRPGQDALTPPCPLGSSTGSSPKDCGAAQGAGKQGTPVGKEASPLLGKSFNPTWRARFLVDFDAATGHLVCMVCEYPLRRICLATVKQHILQCHAETLQMPREVRRTIREVWESRGQPATQVPRK; encoded by the exons ATGGCGCTGAAGGCAGAGACCCCCCTGGCAGACTACACCGAGGTCTCTTCGGCCATCTCACGCTTCAAGGAGAAGGGGAAATCTGCTGCTGATTCTCGGCTCCTCATCTGTCCCTCAGTGAAGCAGGATGGGGCACGTGTAAACCCTGTGGATAAAG AGGAACATCCAGTTTCAGAGTCTGCTGCCCCAGCTGGCCAGGAAGAGCCTGGACTCTCCTGGAAGCAGGAATACTTGATAGCCGAGAGTTCAGATCACGGGCGGCTGGTATGCATGGTATGCGGCGGTGTCTTGACTGCCTCTGGCCCCACGGCAGCCCGTCAGCACATTTTGCAGCAACATGCCCATTCGCTGGACTTCAGCCTGGAAGAGAAGCGTAACATCCTGGAGGCCTGGAGTGAAGGGGCTGTACTTCCCGAAGTAGAATCACCGACTTCCTCGGCAG GCGGTCCCAGCGAGAACAAGCGGCCTGCCGAGATCGAAGTCCTCCTTGATTCGGAGGAGCAGCCGGTGAGCCGGAAGCGCGGGCCCGTCAAAGTGCGCTGCG AAGGCATGCACTTAGAACCTGAACGGCGAACTCAAGTTCGACAGAGGCTGCCTGCCAAAGATTTGAGGAGTCAAGAGCCCGTGGAGGCTGCAG GAAAGGAGTGGCTCTCAGAATGTGGACTTCCCGGTTCAGCGCCTGCTGAAATCCGGATTTTCACTGACGGCTCCTTCCCAGCTGGATTCACCTTGAAGCTGTACTGCCGTTCTCAGCCCG AACCGTCCCGGGGCTCTGGAGCTAAGCCCAGTACAAGGAAGCGAACAGTGG ATCGTGACTGCTCCGTGCCTCTGCTGCGGCTTCACTCCAGGGACGCTGCCGGTCACCTCCGCCCAGGCCAGGACGCCCTCACCCCCCCTTGCCCGCTGGGCAGCTCCACTGGCAGCAGCCCCAAAGACTGTGGGGCAGCTCAGGGGGCGGGCAAGCAGGGGACCCCTGTGGGCAAGGAGGCCTCCCCTCTCCTAGGCAAGAGCTTCAACCCCACCTGGCGCGCTCGCTTCCTGGTGGACTTCGATGCCGCCACCGGCCACCTGGTGTGCATGGTATGCGAGTACCCGCTGAGACGCATCTGCCTGGCCACCGTCAAGCAGCACATTCTCCAGTGCCACGCCGAGACCCTCCAGATGCCTCGCGAAGTCCGCCGCACCATCCGCGAAGTCTGGGAGAGCAGGGGCCAGCCAGCCACCCAAGTCCCGAGGAAGTGA